The Halobaculum sp. MBLA0143 genome includes a region encoding these proteins:
- a CDS encoding Rieske (2Fe-2S) protein produces MSQTEVPDGYHEAVELSTLTESGRELVQIDGTAVVLFHHEGEVRAVNNRCPHMGFPLTEGSVEDGVLTCEWHHARFELSCGDTFDPWADDVDAYPTTVVDGTVYVDPSPQRDVPPATHWRERLGDGLEQNLDLVVAKASVGLIDVGVDPTEAVREGVTFGTQYRQGGWSTGLTILVALANVQGELAPTDRKRALFQGLRSVADDCADQPPKFEQEEFTARDVPFERLLSWFRENVEVRDPDGAERVLRTAVASDCTPEQLTRMLTTAATDHRYLDRGHTFDFVNKATEALDLIGWEHADDVLASLVRGLATADRAEERSSWRQPVDLAGRCRESFDRLDDLVAAGADESWTADEATLAGLLSDDPDEVFETLETAIEGGATPAELAGAVARAATRRIVLFGTGNEFSDWDTVLHTFTYANAVHRATQRTDARELYRGVFDAAVNVYLDRFLTTPPAPEPDPDPDGDPEACLDELREAFETRGRVNAAGSAAAQFLAAGGDPAELKQTLGAAVVQEDTGFHTFQVLEAGFRQFDHHYDDGTVGPVARDALVAVARYAAAHFPTRREREQTFSIAARLLRGETVHGGDDTDGADTATADD; encoded by the coding sequence ATGTCACAGACCGAAGTGCCGGACGGCTACCACGAGGCAGTCGAACTGTCGACGCTGACGGAGTCTGGACGCGAACTCGTCCAGATCGACGGGACGGCGGTCGTGTTGTTCCACCACGAGGGCGAGGTGCGGGCGGTGAACAATCGCTGTCCGCACATGGGGTTCCCGCTGACGGAGGGGAGTGTCGAGGATGGTGTGTTGACGTGTGAGTGGCACCACGCCCGGTTCGAGTTGTCGTGCGGGGACACGTTCGATCCCTGGGCGGACGACGTGGACGCCTACCCGACGACGGTCGTCGACGGCACGGTGTACGTCGACCCGTCTCCACAGCGGGACGTACCGCCGGCGACACACTGGCGCGAGCGACTCGGCGACGGCTTGGAGCAGAATCTCGACCTCGTCGTCGCCAAGGCGAGTGTCGGGCTGATCGACGTCGGGGTGGACCCGACCGAGGCGGTCCGGGAGGGGGTGACGTTCGGGACGCAGTACCGCCAGGGCGGGTGGTCGACCGGGCTGACGATCCTCGTCGCGCTGGCGAACGTCCAGGGTGAGTTGGCGCCGACGGACCGCAAGCGAGCGTTGTTCCAGGGGCTCCGGAGCGTGGCCGACGACTGCGCCGACCAGCCCCCGAAGTTCGAGCAGGAGGAGTTCACGGCGCGTGACGTGCCGTTCGAGCGACTGCTGTCGTGGTTCCGGGAGAACGTGGAGGTGCGGGACCCGGACGGCGCAGAGCGGGTGCTCCGGACGGCGGTCGCGTCCGACTGCACGCCCGAACAGCTGACGCGGATGTTGACGACGGCCGCGACGGACCACCGCTACCTCGACCGCGGCCACACGTTCGACTTCGTCAACAAGGCGACGGAGGCGCTGGACCTGATCGGCTGGGAGCACGCCGACGACGTGCTCGCGTCGCTCGTCCGTGGGCTGGCGACGGCCGACCGGGCCGAGGAGCGTTCCTCGTGGCGCCAGCCGGTCGACCTCGCCGGGCGGTGCCGGGAGTCGTTCGACCGGTTGGACGACCTCGTCGCCGCCGGCGCAGACGAGTCGTGGACGGCCGACGAGGCGACGCTCGCCGGGCTCCTGTCGGACGACCCGGACGAGGTGTTCGAGACGCTGGAGACGGCGATCGAGGGAGGCGCGACGCCGGCGGAACTGGCCGGCGCCGTCGCCCGCGCCGCGACGCGACGGATCGTCCTGTTCGGCACCGGCAACGAGTTCTCCGACTGGGACACCGTCTTACACACGTTCACGTACGCCAACGCCGTCCACCGGGCGACACAGCGCACGGACGCGAGAGAGCTGTACCGCGGCGTGTTCGACGCCGCCGTCAACGTGTACTTGGACCGGTTCCTGACGACGCCGCCGGCGCCCGAGCCCGACCCCGACCCGGACGGCGACCCGGAGGCGTGTCTCGACGAACTCCGAGAGGCGTTCGAGACCCGCGGACGGGTGAACGCCGCCGGCAGTGCCGCGGCCCAGTTCCTCGCCGCCGGCGGTGACCCGGCGGAGCTGAAACAGACGCTGGGGGCGGCGGTCGTCCAGGAAGATACCGGATTCCACACGTTCCAGGTGTTGGAGGCCGGGTTCCGGCAGTTCGACCACCACTACGACGACGGCACCGTCGGGCCGGTGGCGCGCGACGCACTCGTCGCCGTCGCGCGGTACGCGGCCGCCCACTTCCCGACGCGCCGAGAGCGCGAACAGACGTTCTCCATCGCCGCGCGGCTGTTGCGCGGGGAGACCGTCCACGGCGGAGACGACACTGACGGCGCCGACACGGCGACCGCAGACGACTGA
- the eis gene encoding enhanced intracellular survival protein Eis → MVSVRTVPATDREQFDRILRYAFAPQRGPTDGDDRDGRGGDSDTTGGDSDDDWPPSLWEPRGVYDDDTLCSTAKLYTPPATIRGRETSVAAIGGVATLPEHRTRGHVRRLLADTVERYRADGVEFAALWAFSTPFYERLGWATAYSYTEVTTPPAELPAHDAAGDLRRLDADDWQRLSRAAARNDEGATFTVRRTETWWRERVFDDEGWQDVPYCYGYERDGDLVGALLYHVDGGETTTLRVQNLLTADEEARRALLSFLGNHGAQVESVLLRGEPDAELLTRLDDPGPASCELRRGPMVRLTELSALEHFAWPGAVDCRLAVTDPLGVADGLVRLRVADGEATVERLNDVSEGTESDDADATVGVGTLSQLAVGTHDVATARRVGDLSVRTDGVAAALDDVFRPGAVRLRQFF, encoded by the coding sequence ATGGTATCGGTACGAACCGTCCCCGCGACGGACCGTGAACAGTTCGACCGAATCCTCCGGTACGCCTTCGCGCCACAGCGTGGCCCGACGGACGGCGACGACCGCGACGGCCGTGGTGGCGACTCTGACACCACCGGCGGTGACTCCGACGACGACTGGCCGCCGTCGCTGTGGGAGCCCCGTGGTGTGTACGACGACGACACGCTGTGCTCGACTGCAAAGCTGTACACCCCGCCGGCGACGATTCGAGGGCGGGAGACGAGTGTCGCCGCCATCGGCGGCGTGGCGACACTCCCGGAGCACCGGACGCGAGGCCACGTCCGGCGACTACTGGCCGACACGGTCGAACGGTACCGCGCCGACGGCGTCGAGTTCGCCGCGCTGTGGGCGTTCTCGACGCCCTTCTACGAGCGGTTGGGGTGGGCGACGGCGTACAGCTACACGGAGGTGACGACGCCGCCGGCGGAGCTCCCGGCCCACGACGCGGCCGGCGACCTCCGTCGACTCGACGCCGACGACTGGCAGCGTCTCTCGCGGGCCGCGGCCCGCAACGACGAGGGGGCGACGTTCACCGTCCGGCGCACGGAGACGTGGTGGCGAGAGAGGGTCTTCGACGACGAGGGGTGGCAGGACGTGCCGTACTGCTACGGCTACGAGCGCGACGGCGACCTCGTGGGCGCCCTGCTGTACCACGTCGACGGCGGCGAGACGACCACGCTCCGGGTTCAGAACCTCCTGACGGCAGACGAAGAGGCTCGCCGGGCGCTGCTGTCGTTCCTCGGCAACCACGGCGCACAGGTGGAGTCCGTCCTCCTCCGGGGGGAGCCGGACGCCGAACTGCTGACCCGGTTGGACGACCCCGGTCCGGCGTCGTGTGAGCTCCGCCGCGGCCCGATGGTCCGTCTCACCGAGCTGTCGGCGTTAGAACACTTCGCGTGGCCCGGTGCCGTCGACTGCCGGCTGGCCGTCACGGATCCGTTGGGTGTCGCCGACGGGCTCGTCCGTCTCCGAGTCGCCGACGGCGAGGCGACGGTCGAACGGTTGAACGACGTGAGTGAGGGAACGGAGAGTGACGACGCGGACGCGACCGTCGGCGTCGGCACGCTCTCACAGCTCGCAGTCGGGACACACGACGTTGCGACCGCTCGCCGAGTCGGTGACCTCTCCGTCCGGACGGACGGGGTCGCAGCCGCGTTGGACGACGTGTTCCGGCCGGGTGCGGTCCGACTCCGGCAGTTCTTCTGA
- a CDS encoding helix-turn-helix domain-containing protein, whose translation MPQSRDELKTPGEVNSAPAPGSHKASVLALLVRDPDTGYEPREITAETPVPQSSVYKVLQRLRERDLIEKLSGHYLVNPDRVDEIEDMVLTSRQMAVVETVSTRNTAPEEVDAPEPEEIGVPDDVLSE comes from the coding sequence GAACTGAAGACACCCGGTGAGGTGAACTCGGCCCCCGCTCCGGGCTCACACAAGGCGTCCGTCCTCGCGCTCCTCGTCCGCGATCCGGACACGGGCTACGAGCCCAGAGAGATCACGGCCGAGACGCCCGTCCCGCAGTCCAGCGTGTACAAAGTCCTCCAGCGACTCCGTGAGAGGGACTTGATCGAGAAGCTCTCTGGGCACTATCTCGTGAACCCCGACCGTGTCGACGAGATCGAGGACATGGTGTTGACGAGTCGACAGATGGCCGTCGTCGAGACCGTCAGCACCCGGAACACCGCGCCGGAGGAGGTCGACGCGCCCGAGCCAGAGGAGATCGGAGTGCCGGACGACGTTCTCTCCGAGTAG
- a CDS encoding tetratricopeptide repeat protein, whose translation MGDTGRGDDSSGAFDGVVGSLADPVCALDGELRVVRVNDALTELTGYDRETLTGRSLGDLLAPGGTVDDRLRAVVAGEREEARLSVPLVTRAGSRRRTELNASRRPEGDGCLCVFRRTDRREWERRRLETTRRVLTRVLRHNVRNELDVIQSHAEVVAETDAVADHGAVIRRRAERLLAHSQKARAFEERVGHDRLERVDLRRLVDDAVAAAADGADVTVSVALDEPREVVAHTDVDAAIRELVANAVEHAPADETPRVEIWAEDRGDRQTLFVEDTAGGISDHEIDVLRRGTETPFDHGSGVGLWLVRWLVDASGAELIAHTTREGSLFGVEFETAFDAVDRAGDGSPVRAGDETDEPTAVGRVREELVGEREPVVRRLSETLTDVSRVGGQTVLLTGEPGVGKTAVVDRFRGSVAAGDARVIGGRCRPATTEPLTVFREAFDGSLGGEAAAALTDPEPLRADDPETAVRRRRALFSAVTDAVRDAVADSPVLLVLEELHLADRESLALLEHLVAEVGQWGQPLFVLATAGVAADEAPPEKLQDVFDRVAESRGEVVALERLDREAVSELLAAGLSVDRVPPSLAAATHDRTDGVPLLVQAVTRQLADRYGTGDTAALPSDLSAIAVPASLESAVDARLSELDPETETVIETGAVLGKTTFDELRAATHLGESELVARIDDLVARGLWHRTEARLAFGERVVRERVRDRLSPERERTLHRRAIRAIRTVYDDLAPHAGRLATHHAALGASATAAAWEWRAGRRAAQSHAYEEAVGRYRAARDRAGDVTNLPTTFAADFARALRVTGDPDRAQAVAAAGLAVLDGTEGGEVDSDAAGVAHLDGDDDRVDTAGPEPRPDDEGTTVGGRLSNELATVQRNWGRKEAARAASRRQRAVGATADELDARLRLAAMDRVDGDWATARETYERALTVARREGLPAREADALSGLGTVAVDQSRHVDAEARYRASLEIRRDLDDRVGESAGLNNLGVVAYARNDQAAAADYFRQGLEIDREIGDDGGAAQGLYNVAMVEMDRGDYETAAERCRESLAIRRETGDTRGEAECYEGLGIAHLHWGAYDDAREYFEDSLRLRERIDYRYGQVNARANLGEVAYFQGRYDDAAERFGAALSLARDLDSPAGRALARGGLAQTRLRQGEPAAAAEHADEADRLAAADDDSRRRMTARRLRAAAARVAGETEAARAAVRAAHRLSDTADDPRLSLRVSLEAGRVALAADEPDRATDCVDTAETLASELTVPYLEASLDLLAGRTALARGETAVGLDRLRTAHDAFRELGCPDPALRAAEAALSQLAVDGETTRLHGWARDARAVVETAPEPVRRQFERS comes from the coding sequence ATGGGAGACACCGGCCGGGGAGACGACTCGTCTGGAGCCTTCGACGGCGTCGTAGGGTCACTCGCGGACCCAGTCTGTGCGCTGGACGGCGAACTCCGTGTCGTCCGGGTGAACGACGCCCTGACGGAGCTGACGGGCTACGACCGAGAGACGCTGACCGGACGGTCGCTGGGAGACCTGTTGGCGCCCGGCGGCACGGTGGACGACCGGCTCCGAGCGGTCGTGGCCGGCGAACGCGAGGAGGCGCGGCTGTCCGTCCCGTTGGTGACACGCGCCGGCTCGCGGCGGCGGACGGAGCTGAACGCCTCCCGACGGCCGGAGGGTGACGGCTGTCTGTGTGTGTTCCGGCGGACCGACCGCCGCGAGTGGGAGCGGCGCAGACTGGAGACGACACGGCGCGTCCTCACCCGCGTGTTGCGCCACAACGTCCGCAACGAACTCGACGTGATCCAGAGCCACGCCGAGGTGGTGGCCGAGACGGACGCCGTCGCCGACCACGGTGCGGTGATCCGTCGCCGGGCCGAACGACTGCTGGCACACAGCCAGAAGGCGCGGGCGTTCGAGGAACGGGTCGGTCACGACCGACTGGAACGGGTCGACCTCCGACGGCTCGTCGACGACGCGGTCGCCGCCGCCGCAGACGGGGCGGACGTGACGGTGTCTGTCGCGCTGGACGAGCCGCGCGAGGTAGTGGCACACACGGACGTGGACGCCGCGATCCGGGAGCTGGTGGCGAACGCGGTCGAGCACGCCCCCGCCGACGAGACGCCGCGGGTGGAGATCTGGGCGGAAGACCGCGGCGACAGACAGACGCTGTTCGTGGAAGACACCGCGGGCGGCATCTCCGACCACGAGATCGACGTGTTACGCCGCGGGACGGAGACGCCGTTCGACCACGGCAGCGGCGTCGGCCTGTGGCTCGTCCGGTGGCTCGTCGACGCCTCCGGCGCGGAGCTGATCGCTCACACCACCCGCGAGGGGTCGTTGTTCGGCGTCGAGTTCGAGACGGCGTTCGACGCCGTCGACCGGGCGGGTGACGGCTCGCCGGTCCGGGCGGGTGACGAGACGGACGAGCCGACCGCCGTCGGTCGGGTGCGCGAAGAGCTGGTCGGCGAGCGGGAGCCGGTGGTGCGACGGCTGTCGGAGACGCTCACGGACGTCTCCCGGGTCGGCGGCCAGACGGTGCTGTTGACTGGCGAGCCGGGTGTCGGGAAGACGGCCGTCGTCGACCGGTTCCGTGGGTCCGTCGCCGCCGGCGACGCCCGCGTGATCGGCGGGCGGTGTCGCCCGGCCACGACGGAGCCGCTGACGGTGTTCCGAGAGGCGTTCGACGGCTCGCTGGGCGGTGAGGCCGCCGCGGCGCTGACCGACCCGGAGCCGTTGCGGGCCGACGACCCGGAGACGGCCGTCCGGCGACGACGGGCGTTGTTCTCGGCCGTCACGGACGCCGTCCGCGACGCCGTCGCCGACAGCCCCGTCCTGCTCGTCTTGGAGGAGCTCCACCTCGCCGACCGGGAGTCGCTGGCTCTGTTGGAACACCTCGTCGCCGAGGTGGGTCAGTGGGGGCAGCCGTTGTTCGTGCTCGCGACCGCCGGCGTCGCCGCCGACGAGGCGCCGCCGGAGAAGCTCCAGGACGTGTTCGACCGAGTGGCCGAGAGCCGTGGCGAGGTGGTGGCGTTGGAACGGCTGGACCGCGAGGCCGTCAGCGAACTGCTGGCCGCCGGGCTGTCCGTCGACCGGGTGCCGCCGTCGCTGGCCGCGGCCACCCACGACCGGACGGACGGCGTGCCGTTGCTCGTGCAGGCGGTGACACGCCAGTTGGCCGACAGGTACGGGACGGGCGACACGGCGGCGCTACCGAGCGATCTCTCGGCGATCGCCGTGCCGGCGTCGTTGGAGTCGGCCGTCGACGCCCGGCTGTCGGAGCTGGACCCGGAGACGGAGACGGTGATCGAGACCGGTGCGGTGTTGGGGAAGACTACGTTCGACGAGCTCCGGGCCGCGACACACCTCGGGGAGTCGGAGCTCGTCGCCCGGATCGACGACCTAGTCGCCCGAGGGCTGTGGCACCGGACGGAGGCACGGCTCGCCTTCGGCGAACGGGTGGTCCGCGAACGGGTGCGCGACCGGCTGTCGCCGGAGCGCGAGCGGACACTCCACCGCCGGGCGATTCGGGCGATCCGGACGGTCTACGACGACCTGGCCCCACACGCCGGGCGGCTGGCGACCCACCACGCCGCCCTCGGCGCGTCCGCGACGGCCGCGGCGTGGGAGTGGCGTGCCGGTCGTCGGGCCGCCCAGTCGCACGCGTACGAGGAGGCCGTGGGACGGTACCGAGCCGCACGCGATCGCGCCGGCGACGTGACGAACCTCCCGACGACGTTCGCCGCGGACTTCGCCCGGGCGCTTCGAGTGACCGGCGACCCGGACCGCGCGCAGGCCGTCGCCGCCGCCGGTCTCGCCGTTCTCGACGGGACCGAGGGTGGTGAGGTCGACAGTGACGCCGCAGGGGTCGCGCACCTCGACGGCGACGACGACCGGGTCGACACCGCCGGGCCGGAGCCACGGCCGGACGACGAGGGGACGACCGTCGGCGGGCGACTGTCGAACGAGTTGGCGACGGTCCAGCGCAACTGGGGACGGAAGGAGGCGGCACGCGCCGCCTCGCGCCGACAGCGTGCCGTCGGCGCGACCGCGGACGAACTCGACGCCAGACTACGGCTGGCGGCGATGGACCGTGTCGACGGCGACTGGGCGACCGCTCGCGAGACGTACGAGCGGGCGCTGACCGTCGCTCGCCGGGAGGGGCTGCCGGCGCGGGAGGCAGACGCCCTCAGTGGGCTCGGAACCGTCGCGGTCGACCAGAGCCGACACGTGGACGCGGAGGCGCGGTACCGAGCGAGCCTGGAGATCCGCCGCGACCTGGACGACCGCGTCGGCGAGTCGGCCGGGCTCAACAACCTCGGCGTCGTGGCGTACGCTCGCAACGACCAGGCGGCGGCGGCCGACTACTTCCGCCAGGGGCTGGAGATCGACCGCGAGATCGGCGACGACGGCGGTGCCGCCCAGGGACTGTACAACGTGGCGATGGTGGAGATGGACCGCGGCGACTACGAGACGGCGGCCGAGCGTTGCCGCGAGAGCCTGGCGATTCGCCGCGAGACGGGCGACACCCGTGGAGAGGCGGAGTGTTACGAGGGGCTCGGCATCGCACACCTCCACTGGGGGGCGTACGACGACGCGCGGGAGTACTTCGAGGATTCGCTCCGTCTGCGCGAACGGATCGACTACCGCTACGGCCAGGTGAACGCCCGGGCCAATCTCGGCGAGGTGGCGTACTTCCAGGGGCGGTACGACGACGCCGCCGAGCGGTTCGGGGCGGCGCTGTCGTTGGCCCGGGACCTCGACTCCCCCGCTGGCCGGGCGCTGGCACGGGGCGGGCTCGCCCAAACCCGTCTCCGACAGGGTGAGCCGGCGGCGGCCGCCGAACACGCCGACGAGGCAGACCGGCTGGCGGCGGCAGACGACGACAGCCGCCGACGGATGACCGCCCGCCGGCTGCGGGCCGCAGCCGCTCGCGTCGCCGGCGAGACAGAGGCCGCGCGGGCGGCGGTACGGGCCGCCCACCGGCTGTCCGACACCGCCGACGACCCGCGGCTGTCGCTGCGTGTCAGTCTGGAGGCCGGGCGGGTCGCGCTCGCGGCCGACGAACCGGACCGCGCCACCGACTGTGTCGACACGGCCGAGACACTGGCGTCGGAGCTGACCGTCCCGTACCTCGAGGCGAGTCTGGACCTGTTGGCCGGACGGACGGCGCTGGCCCGTGGCGAGACGGCGGTGGGGCTCGACAGGCTCCGGACGGCACACGATGCGTTTCGGGAGTTGGGCTGTCCGGACCCGGCGCTGCGGGCCGCCGAGGCCGCTCTCTCGCAGTTGGCGGTCGACGGGGAGACGACACGGCTCCACGGCTGGGCCCGGGACGCTCGGGCCGTCGTGGAGACGGCGCCGGAGCCGGTCCGCCGGCAGTTCGAGCGGTCGTGA
- a CDS encoding ABC transporter ATP-binding protein, with product MRCESLPSVVTDGYAIETTNLSKSFEETTAVDGVSLQVPRGSIYGFLGPNGAGKTTTMRMLATMTEPSGGSARVAGHDIADRERVVTELGYLPEDAPVYDELTGGEQLRHAARLRDVPDATERIDDLLARFGLQEARDRRIDSYSKGMRRKLGLIQTLLHDPTVLLLDEPTSGLDPRAARTMRETLSGLADDDVTILLSSHVLSVVDSVADRVGVLSDGRLLEEAPPSELKARVDDTSDQTLEDAFFEVTADGTTTGFERDGTEPKRTTGASAGATTDGEE from the coding sequence ATGAGGTGTGAGTCACTTCCGTCGGTCGTGACAGACGGCTACGCCATCGAGACGACGAATCTCTCGAAGTCGTTCGAGGAGACGACCGCGGTCGACGGCGTCTCGCTGCAGGTGCCACGGGGGTCGATCTACGGGTTTCTCGGGCCGAACGGTGCCGGCAAGACGACGACCATGCGGATGTTGGCGACGATGACGGAGCCGTCCGGGGGGAGCGCTCGCGTCGCCGGCCACGACATCGCCGACCGCGAGCGTGTGGTGACGGAGCTGGGCTACCTCCCAGAGGACGCCCCGGTGTACGACGAGTTGACGGGCGGAGAACAGCTCCGACACGCCGCTCGGCTCCGGGACGTGCCGGACGCGACCGAACGGATCGACGACTTACTCGCCCGGTTCGGGCTCCAGGAGGCCCGCGACCGCCGGATCGACTCCTACTCGAAGGGGATGCGTCGGAAGCTGGGACTGATCCAGACGTTGTTGCACGACCCGACCGTGTTGCTGTTGGACGAGCCGACCTCCGGGCTGGACCCCCGCGCCGCCCGGACGATGCGAGAGACGCTGTCGGGACTGGCCGACGACGACGTGACGATCCTCCTGTCGAGTCACGTCCTGTCGGTCGTCGACAGCGTCGCCGACCGGGTGGGCGTCCTCTCGGACGGGCGACTGTTGGAGGAGGCGCCGCCGTCGGAGCTGAAGGCGCGCGTCGACGACACGAGCGACCAGACGCTGGAAGACGCCTTCTTCGAGGTGACTGCCGACGGCACGACGACGGGGTTCGAGCGAGACGGGACAGAGCCGAAGCGAACCACTGGTGCCAGTGCCGGTGCCACGACCGACGGCGAGGAGTGA
- a CDS encoding SDR family NAD(P)-dependent oxidoreductase, with protein MADTTDADAALVTGASSGIGAALALEAAADGYDLLLTARREQRLRDVAREAESEYGVTTTVLPQDLSDPDGVARLHDRVQATDHTVTRLVDSAGFPTYGPVAESDPETLRSEVRVNATATTELAARVVPGLVERGRGGVVLVGSAAGYYPAPRAATYAATKAYVNFFARALAAELEPEGITVSVVCPTAVDTEFVEQGGMADSGVADGLTHDPVDVARTTWERHRAGDRVIFPDWKDAAVCQFPRLLPHRTITDFGADAFDAGTFPFLADD; from the coding sequence ATGGCCGACACGACCGACGCGGACGCGGCACTGGTGACGGGCGCCTCCAGCGGAATCGGGGCGGCACTGGCGTTGGAGGCCGCCGCAGACGGCTACGACCTCCTGTTGACGGCGCGCCGCGAGCAACGGCTCCGCGACGTGGCACGGGAGGCCGAGTCGGAGTACGGTGTCACGACGACGGTGTTGCCGCAGGATCTCTCGGACCCCGACGGCGTCGCCCGGCTCCACGACCGAGTGCAGGCGACGGACCACACCGTGACGCGGCTCGTCGACAGCGCCGGGTTCCCGACGTACGGCCCGGTCGCGGAGTCGGACCCGGAGACGCTGCGCTCGGAGGTCCGGGTGAACGCCACCGCGACGACGGAGTTGGCGGCCCGCGTGGTCCCCGGACTCGTGGAGCGGGGTCGTGGCGGCGTAGTGCTCGTCGGCTCGGCGGCGGGCTACTACCCGGCGCCGCGGGCGGCGACGTACGCCGCGACCAAGGCGTACGTCAACTTCTTCGCCCGGGCACTGGCAGCCGAGCTGGAGCCGGAGGGGATCACCGTCTCCGTCGTCTGCCCGACGGCGGTCGACACGGAGTTCGTCGAGCAGGGCGGCATGGCCGACAGCGGCGTCGCAGACGGGCTCACTCACGACCCGGTGGACGTGGCCCGAACGACCTGGGAGCGACACCGGGCCGGCGACCGCGTGATCTTCCCCGACTGGAAGGACGCCGCCGTCTGTCAGTTCCCCAGGCTGCTCCCCCACCGCACGATCACCGACTTCGGCGCCGACGCCTTCGACGCCGGCACCTTCCCGTTCCTCGCGGACGACTGA
- a CDS encoding DUF5821 family protein, with translation MSANIYEEDTAAVIASALREAGERPIVVAPTRDAVAAVGRVGRREVSPTGVRLLAHEELLRETRRDFFLSTRIADVVTDPADDVRTLPDQYGDTVVVGPDATFALATGGDAAAGIAAVDNTGAQTLWREYESLFDEAEAMGLRVPGRTALLDAAAETLGEELTTDLAAAATAADDGDGGDLTDGVSLLVLVGAAHGRQFYTLGAWAEDAGVASKATVSRAKQRLEDAGLVETEKVPADVGRPRQRLRLVDESLANADGRRLHEVVAAIDD, from the coding sequence ATGTCGGCAAATATTTACGAAGAGGATACGGCAGCAGTGATCGCGTCTGCGCTTCGAGAGGCGGGTGAGCGGCCGATCGTCGTCGCACCGACGCGAGACGCGGTCGCGGCAGTCGGACGCGTCGGGCGGCGAGAGGTGTCGCCGACTGGCGTCCGGCTGCTGGCACACGAGGAACTGCTACGAGAGACGAGGCGGGACTTCTTCCTGTCGACCAGAATCGCGGACGTGGTCACGGACCCGGCCGACGACGTGCGGACGCTGCCGGATCAGTACGGCGACACGGTCGTCGTCGGACCGGACGCGACGTTCGCGCTGGCGACGGGCGGCGACGCGGCCGCGGGGATCGCCGCCGTCGACAACACCGGCGCGCAGACCCTCTGGAGGGAGTACGAGAGCCTGTTCGACGAGGCGGAGGCGATGGGGCTGCGGGTGCCCGGCCGGACGGCTCTGCTCGACGCCGCCGCCGAGACCCTGGGTGAGGAGCTGACGACCGACCTGGCCGCCGCGGCTACCGCCGCCGACGACGGCGACGGCGGCGACCTCACGGACGGTGTCTCGTTGCTCGTGTTGGTCGGCGCGGCCCACGGTCGACAGTTCTACACGCTCGGCGCGTGGGCGGAAGACGCCGGCGTCGCCTCGAAGGCGACCGTCTCCCGGGCGAAACAACGGCTGGAGGACGCCGGCCTCGTCGAGACGGAGAAGGTCCCCGCCGACGTTGGCCGTCCGCGTCAACGGCTCAGGCTCGTCGACGAGTCGCTGGCGAACGCCGACGGACGACGACTGCACGAGGTCGTCGCCGCTATCGACGACTGA